CCACGTGGGGCGAGCGCAGAACGCAGAATTTGTTCTTGACCGTGGGCAGGGGAATCGGCCCGGAAACACGGGAACCGGTCCGCTTTGCGATATCCACGATCTCAGAGGTGGACTGGTCCAGCACCCTGTAGTCGTAAGCCTTCAGCCTGATTCTTA
This region of Acidobacteriota bacterium genomic DNA includes:
- the rpsJ gene encoding 30S ribosomal protein S10 — its product is RIRLKAYDYRVLDQSTSEIVDIAKRTGSRVSGPIPLPTVKNKFCVLRSPHVDKKSREQFEIRTHKRLVDILEPTPQTVDALMKLDLPAAIDVEIKAFGTEHK